The Juglans microcarpa x Juglans regia isolate MS1-56 chromosome 8D, Jm3101_v1.0, whole genome shotgun sequence genomic sequence ACCGCTAGTTTAATTAGTGGCAGCATTTAGATAAATGTCGTTACCATATTCAATGTGTCACCAACATACTATTAGTAATGTTTAAATAAATCCCGCCAATTTATATAATGCGTTGGCAACGTAATAGCAACGGCGTTTATAGTAACGCCGTTATTTTAATTAGTGGCAACGTTTAGATAAATGCCATTGATTTATTCAATGTGTCGCTAACATACTATTGGTGGCGTTTAACTAAATTCCGCCAATTTATTTGATACACCGGCAACGTACTAACAACGAAGTTTATATTAACACCTCTATTTTAATTAGTGGTGGCGTTTAGCTAAATGCTGTTAATTTATTCAATGTGTCGCCAACGTACAATTAGTGGCGTTTAAATAAATATCGCCAATTTATATGATACGCTGGTAGCATACTACTAGCGGCATTTATTGTTACGCCACTATTTGTATTAGTAACGGCGTTTAGATAAATGACGTTAATTTATTCAATGTGTCGCCAACGTAGTATTAGTGACATTTAAATAAATGCTGTCAATTTATATGATGTGCCAGCAACATACTACCAACGGCGTTTATTACAACGCCATTATTGTATGCAATGGGATGGCAACGAATTAATGGCGGCGTTTCAATAAACACTGTTAAATTAGGAAAGCTAGCGGTGTTTTAAGAAAATAGCGACCACCCACAACAGACGGACGGTTACGTCGGTCAAAATCCGACGTGAATTATTTAGCGATGTTTTTTCCGAATAGGTGCCGGTGCTTATCGAATGTCGACGatccttgttttttttgtaGTCAATTTGCTGCTCCTACAAATGCGTCTCCAACTCCGAAGAGAGGAGATCCTCCAACTTTTGTTGTCTTACCTTCATTTTCTCCATCTCTTGGCATGCATCATccaaatctttggtaagattactAATTCATGAACCTGAGGTCATGAGGATGAACTGACACACTTGAAAGAACGTCTAGCCCTCTCACCAAACCAGACTTAGTCCCGAAAACCTGGGTAAATATGTCAATTTCACTAAGAGATGATTTTTTAGAAGCAAATTGCAACTCAATCATTTTCTACTACAAGAATTACAAAAACTACATTCAGtaacaagaaaaagaattaataaaaaatagaacaaataatatctataatgtaataatgatttgaaaattgaatttaacTTATGTAACTCTCTCTGGCTATATGATCAACCCACTCGCAATACTTTAAGTATAAAGTAGATTTCATGATACTTATTTTGTATTTAGTTATATCCAAAACATGTATATCATGGACAGATATAAATGTTATGCAATCTACTTTATATTTATGTCTACCCTCTCTCTGCTTTACATTTCGGATAGGAATTACACTAAGATAGCGAAGTCCACACCAAAGTTTGCCTTTTGAAGCTTGATATGCTTAttaatttcttctttatatTAGTGTTCAAGACTTGATCATACTAATACATACTATCAAGGTATGACTCACATGACCTCATTGTACCCATGGCCAAGTGTACAATAAGGCAAATCAGTAACTATTAAGTAAGCCATGACTTTGGATCATATTTTCCGGTTTGTTAGATTTTtggcacaaaaataaattatcgaGGCTTTTTCAAAAGGATCAAAGCTGTCCTTTAAGAATTATAGGCTTAAATTCGAAATATCCTCATTAAATTACATGCTTGGAATTCTACCACGCGTATAAATTTATCAAGTGATTCTTGCAAATTATTCAATATTATGTAGCGAATTAGCTAGATTgtaaaacatcatttcaattcatcattttcaatcaCATATAACGATCATTGTAACTTTTACATCAAATtaactttcaaactaatcatgaCAACTTCTGTTCATCGTAACTCCAAAATTAATAATCATTGAACAATgaattcctttcctttcatggGACACATTACACCAAATTATTAGAAGGACGAAAAGATTAATTTGAACTGCAAAATGAATCCGCATCAATGTGCAACTTTTCCAAGTGTAGATTTTTCCTCTCTCCACTTTCTTTCTTGTGAAAGTTTTTTTGCTAATCTGCAAAACAGTTTTATGATGCACACTTAGCTTGATAGCAAAATATGATTAAAGATATGCTACAATGCATATGCAAGAAAGGTTTTCCATACTTTCTCAAAGCCTCCGCATTTGTGCCACAGTTTTTAACTGGTTCTGATAAACCCGTCTCTAAATTCACCCTTGATACTGGTTTCTTCAATAACTTCTCCCCTATCTCTACGAGTTTGTTCAAGTTCTCTTTCGTAGACGCATCAACTGAAGCTTCAGTCCCAGTCAGAGTGTCATCCTAACCACAgcatttcataaaaatagtTATCAACTTGGAAATTTTAAGACTCAATAATCCTTGGATGAATTAAAAACCTAAAGAAGAGTTTCTTACTTGAATTCTGAGGTAATTCTCTTCGGAATGAAGGGCTTGGAACACCACAGCTAGGTTCAAATCAACCATATCTGCACTTGATTGAGTAAACACATCCACCAACGGTACTGAACCACCATGAAGTAACCAGTTCAGAATTCCCCACTTGGCTACCATTTTTGCATTGTATCTTTTTTCTATCTTTCCTGTACCTGTGCCTATTGAGATTACTAGAAAGCGACCATAATCCGTGGATTTGATTGGGAAGAAATTTGGATTTGCATCATTGATCTGTTTAGTCACTTGGTTTATGGCCACTAGAGACTGGACCATGGGAAACAGATAAAGATAAGCTTAATATTTTGGAACTTTCATGTTGAAACTTTTGGAAAACAcactaaaaagataaaattgtaCCGGATTATTTGCAACAACACCACCATCTATAAGATTGAATTCTCTAACATGTCCTACATCATTTTGGTGCTTGAAGTGATGGGCAGGGAGGTAGGTTGGAGCTGCCGAAGTGCCTATGCATATGTCTGACAGTCGAGCATTCAAACAGGAGTTCTTTTTCGCCTGCACAAAGGAAGAATATGTAAAAACAATGCTCTCACGTTTAACAAACAAAgattttctagagagagagagagagagagatcaaaccTCAGACGATGAGAAAATGGTTGGTTGTAGTTGCTTGATATCAAAAGTTGGTATAACAACGTTGGTCAATGTGCTATCCAGTCGAGTTCCCCCTAATTTCTCTCTTAGAATCTGGTGAAGGTATTTCCCGTCATATTTGGGTCCTATCAGGGATctgaatgttttttttattgctcCATATATGCCgctgtaataaaaataaaaataaaaaataaaaacaatacattATGCTCATCCGTGCATTTGTGCTTGCTAGCCGATGGAGGGAGGGTTTAAAGTATGAAGAGTAGTACCTCTCCTGTGGGAAAATCTGAGGGCCGTGTTGAAGATAGAAGGGCTTGATATCCTTAGCATCAAAAAGAGGTCGATTCTTTTCATTTGGAGCAGCTAGCATGGCGGTAACAAGACCACCTGTGCTTGTTCCTGCAATCACATCGAAGTAGTCTACAAGTCTAACTTCCTCACCATCCAACTCCTGCACCATTGTTATATCATACTTGTTAGTAGTGCATAGACATGGTGACGCTATTACAACTTCTTCTGCACTGGATATAATTATGataaacttttatataatatatatatataaacacacacacatatatatatatatacacacacatgtataTGGTTGTATGgctttttgtaaattaaaaccCTGAAACCTTCttgtaaataaaaagtaatcaTATGTATACCTGAAGTTGGGATTCAAGGAAAGCAAGTATGGTTGCAGGGATGATCCCCCTGATGCCGCCCCCATCAATGCTTAGAATGGTGATCAAGTTCTTTGATGTTGGCTGCTGATCAGGATGAACCGACATTGTGTTTTCCATGGAAAAGATGAAATTAATGGGTAATTACTCGATCGAAGTACTTTGATAGTAATTAAGATGAAGAGAAAAGATTGCCAACCCGTATTTATAGCCTTATGTTTGGATGACTATCTTCAAATTAATGTACATCAATTCTCCACGTGGGACatgttttttatgatttaataacATCTAGCTAGCTACTACTGCATATGTAAGAATTATCTAACATGggatttataatgatgagaattaatgatatttacagtataatttgtataatttgtaatttgtaaggGTTgcgcattttttaaaaaaatagtaaatattacactacaagaaaactgcttatttgcgaCCAATTAATTCtagcaaaatgactatttgcaactaaaattagttgtaaatagtCTTTTAGTCGCaataaattagtcacaaaagtccgtttttcttgtagtatatttgacttatataaaataataataaaaataataataataataataataataataataatagagtacATTACTCTTTTCAAAAAACATGCATGTTGCATTGTATTTGCACAACTCATAattatatctattattattcaatatttattgGTTGCCATATAATCGTCTCTGAAAAAACATGGTACGAtcgataatgaaaaaaaaataaaaaacagaaacacGTGTTTAATACCATCGTATATGAGTCatgcatgtttatatatatatacaacagaATAAACTTCCGGTACAAGTGTTTAATTCAACATCCGGACTGTAAGTAAGAGCTTCAACTTCATACGTAAGTTTAGTCGAAGAAATCTGAGACGTTTGTACAtgtgacatgcatgcatgcacgcacgtTTCAAATAAGGATCCTAATCctctattaattaatcaaacatTGCGCGCGGCGGAAGTACCTACGGAGAAATTAACGATATTTAGGATTGTAATGATTCAGCTGTCCGATCTCTACAAACTAGTATATATTTAGGATTGCAATTTGTTGACATGTTCCAAAAAgttcgtttcttttttttttttttaaagaaaaatgttaaatatatttaaaaaaaaaaaattattatagttatttaaatattaaaaattataaaattttaaattcaaattttaaatttaatcattttaaataaagtgTGAGTgtggataaaaaatttaaattaaatcagattttttgttgaaagtgaaataaaatattattaaatataataattataaaatcagATAAGATGGCTCTATCCAAATCCACGAGCGCATGCATAGGCAGCCTGACATAAGCAGCCTGAAAAGAAGTGCGCGCATGCATAGGCAGCCTAACAAGTATGTTGGACCAAAATCTTTGACCCGCAATCTGAGGCTACAATATACATACCAATGTGAAGATGTTACTCTTTCCGTTGAAAGTTTCCGCTCGGGTCACcgttgtttttactttttatattatttttatacttaatgattaaataaatatattttaataatatcataaatttttagaaaaaaatatttgaaagtgttaaaaaaataatgtaaagaaaaataaaagaaacataaaaaaaaatatatgtaagatGAATTAACAGGAACTCCAACAAAATCATAACGGTGACGGTAGAGCCACTCGtatcaatatttgaaaaaatctgAACAAAGTCAATTTGGGGGAACGAAAATTGCTCACCAACCATCTACATGGCACCTGATGTTAAACAAAACGTCAACGATAtcttccttctcttttattCTTTGTGCGGTACCCCTGACTTCATGTACGGAAATTCAGGAATTGAGATATTGGGATGATAACAACACAATCATGTATTTCAACAATAGTGTCAAgtgtatatacatacaatagtgtacaataaagataatttaaaaaagtcaattaagtattagaatttttaatataaatttacataagtaaaatgtttaaaaaaagttacacagttatcccaaaataaatataatacaagttcAGATACAATTACGactgatcccatatcactcctcgggcggagccgaatccttaggctcaccctcagcatcatctgcatcgaaatctacGTTatcataaaacggtaccgcaggtaagtataattCAAACAACCATcgagaataaaaatgtattaatgcaaccaacaattgtgcatgcatataatgaaatatgcattatgtcCAAAGCATCATTTTTaccgaaaatgaatatttttcaacgcacgccaaaatctcatttggcccaaaatatatccataaaaacatttctcgctatttttcctgaaattggccccaaaacaataatctaccatttttccagaaaatagttcacataaaaatcattttatccaacacatgctattttcccagaaaatagcccaatTATCCATTTTaatcatatgcaccatgatctcccttaaGGATCATCCGCACACGCTGGCTCCATCGTCACACCACAGGTAACGACcgtgcgagtgacttcgtaacgagagATGGTCAGTTCCGCGGCTAGCGCGTTCGcagccaagcatcctctaacccccgccagtagaggggccacgaagtcggcacgagagcgttaccatcccgtcagatgccgttgtcgcccagcgacaacctaggggacgtcacttagtatattttgctcccaagtgactagaggagctctaccgagataatgccccatctcggcttggggtcgtgatacacacgcacccaaaaccacatctcacatgaaaatccagttttcataacatacacatgaacatgtatgcaatcatgcgaaaattcaattttcatttacaaacatgaacatacgtacaaatatgccatgtacataaaacgacacaatatctaacaaccaacaattcacaacacaatccaatcacagaAACAACTctatcctccaatccatccaactcccttactcttcggactcagtccggcacaaccaaccaaatcacaataaaatgagttagtgaaaaaatatatttaaatcacggaagttctttggaaaaatacttactgGGCTAAagtataattttcgaaggatctcggaggtgctagaaatggtggcacagcaacgtaacaatgcaaaatgcactgtggccgtgggtctcaaaaactcacttttgaataaGGACAAACTAAAACTCGAGATTACTAGAGAAGTGCTTAGGGATATcagtgaagctaatggtggtggtggttgtggttggtcgtgggtggtagcgtgggaggtgtttggagACCAAAATGCTGAATCGGAAAAGTAGATGGTgaagcttcaccggtgacggattggAGCTAAGAAGGGGTGATTttggttgctaggaggtcaaggatgatgtggtgaagaaatggtggctggaggtggcgctACGATGGTGTAAGGATGCAAGGAATGTCACGGCTTGAGGCCACGCGTGGGGGTTAACG encodes the following:
- the LOC121243015 gene encoding patatin-like protein 2 gives rise to the protein MENTMSVHPDQQPTSKNLITILSIDGGGIRGIIPATILAFLESQLQELDGEEVRLVDYFDVIAGTSTGGLVTAMLAAPNEKNRPLFDAKDIKPFYLQHGPQIFPQESGIYGAIKKTFRSLIGPKYDGKYLHQILREKLGGTRLDSTLTNVVIPTFDIKQLQPTIFSSSEAKKNSCLNARLSDICIGTSAAPTYLPAHHFKHQNDVGHVREFNLIDGGVVANNPSLVAINQVTKQINDANPNFFPIKSTDYGRFLVISIGTGTGKIEKRYNAKMVAKWGILNWLLHGGSVPLVDVFTQSSADMVDLNLAVVFQALHSEENYLRIQDDTLTGTEASVDASTKENLNKLVEIGEKLLKKPVSRVNLETGLSEPVKNCGTNAEALRKLAKKLSQERKWREEKSTLGKVAH